One genomic region from Paraburkholderia azotifigens encodes:
- a CDS encoding co-chaperone GroES: protein MQIRPLYDRVIVKRIETQRTTASGIVIPDSAAEKPEQGEVVAVGSGRLLQDGTLRALQLKVGDQVLFGKYAGQTVKVDGEELLVMREEDVMGVLEADTVARKAA, encoded by the coding sequence ATGCAGATTCGTCCCCTCTACGACCGGGTTATCGTCAAGCGAATCGAGACGCAGCGGACGACAGCCTCGGGCATCGTGATTCCGGACTCAGCCGCCGAGAAACCCGAACAGGGTGAAGTCGTTGCGGTCGGCAGCGGCCGCCTGTTGCAGGATGGAACGCTGCGCGCGCTACAGCTGAAAGTCGGGGACCAGGTTTTATTCGGCAAATACGCAGGCCAGACTGTCAAGGTCGATGGCGAAGAACTGCTTGTCATGCGTGAGGAAGACGTCATGGGCGTCCTCGAAGCCGATACGGTCGCCCGCAAGGCGGCCTGA
- the groL gene encoding chaperonin GroEL (60 kDa chaperone family; promotes refolding of misfolded polypeptides especially under stressful conditions; forms two stacked rings of heptamers to form a barrel-shaped 14mer; ends can be capped by GroES; misfolded proteins enter the barrel where they are refolded when GroES binds), translated as MSAKDVRFHDSARTRIVKGVNVLADAVKVTLGPKGRNVLLERSFGAPTITKDGVSVAKEIELKDRFENMGAQIVKQVASKTADVAGDGTTTATVLAQAIVQEGMKHVAAGLNPMDLKRGIDKAVSAVLDELRKQSKKISTNREIAQVGSISANSDEAIGKIIADAMEKVGKEGVITVEDGKSLENELDVVEGMQFDRGYISPYFINDPDRQAAYLDDALILLHDKKISNIRDLLPVLEATSKAGKPLLIVAEDIDGEALATLVVNAMRGILKVAAVKAPGFGDRRKAILEDIAILTGGAVISEETGKQLEKATLEDLGRAKRVEVRKDDTIIIDGAGDAKRIEARVKSIRVQIDEATSDYDRERLQERVAKLAGGVAVIKVGAATEVEMKEKKDRVDDALHATRAAVEEGIVPGGGVALLRARAAVSSLQGANSDQDAGIQIVLRALEAPLRVIASNAGDEPSVVIAKVLEGKGNFGYNAATGEYGDLVEAGVVDPTKVARTALQNAASIAGLILTTDATVADAPKDEKPAPAAPELEY; from the coding sequence ATGAGTGCAAAAGACGTCAGGTTCCATGACAGCGCCCGCACCCGTATCGTCAAGGGCGTGAATGTCCTCGCAGACGCCGTGAAAGTCACGCTCGGACCGAAAGGCCGCAATGTTCTGCTTGAGCGCAGCTTCGGCGCGCCGACCATTACCAAAGATGGTGTCTCGGTTGCGAAGGAAATCGAGCTGAAGGACCGCTTCGAAAACATGGGCGCACAGATCGTGAAGCAGGTCGCATCGAAGACTGCAGACGTGGCGGGCGATGGTACGACCACTGCAACTGTGCTCGCACAGGCGATCGTGCAGGAAGGGATGAAGCATGTGGCCGCTGGGCTCAATCCGATGGATCTGAAGCGCGGTATCGACAAGGCGGTAAGCGCCGTACTGGATGAACTGCGCAAGCAGTCGAAGAAGATTTCGACGAATCGGGAGATTGCGCAGGTAGGTTCTATTTCGGCCAACTCCGATGAGGCGATCGGCAAGATCATCGCCGACGCAATGGAGAAGGTCGGCAAGGAAGGCGTCATCACGGTCGAGGACGGCAAGTCGCTTGAGAACGAACTCGATGTGGTTGAGGGCATGCAGTTCGATCGCGGCTACATCAGCCCGTATTTCATCAACGATCCCGACAGGCAGGCCGCGTATCTCGACGACGCCCTGATCCTGCTGCACGACAAGAAGATCTCGAACATCCGTGATCTGCTTCCCGTGCTCGAAGCGACATCCAAGGCGGGCAAGCCCCTGCTGATCGTAGCAGAAGATATCGACGGCGAGGCGCTGGCCACGCTCGTGGTGAACGCGATGCGCGGCATCCTCAAGGTCGCCGCCGTCAAGGCACCGGGCTTCGGCGACAGGCGCAAGGCGATACTGGAAGATATTGCCATCCTGACTGGCGGCGCCGTCATTTCGGAAGAAACGGGCAAACAGCTCGAGAAGGCAACGCTCGAAGATCTCGGTCGCGCAAAGCGCGTCGAAGTGCGCAAGGACGACACGATCATCATCGATGGCGCGGGCGACGCAAAGCGCATTGAAGCACGCGTGAAATCGATCCGCGTGCAGATCGACGAGGCGACGAGCGACTATGACCGTGAGAGGCTGCAGGAACGCGTGGCCAAGCTGGCGGGCGGCGTGGCCGTTATCAAGGTCGGCGCAGCAACCGAAGTCGAGATGAAGGAGAAAAAGGACCGTGTTGACGACGCGCTGCATGCCACGCGCGCGGCGGTCGAGGAAGGCATCGTGCCCGGCGGTGGCGTGGCGCTGCTGCGTGCGCGAGCGGCGGTGAGCAGCCTGCAGGGCGCCAACAGCGATCAGGATGCGGGCATCCAGATCGTGCTGCGCGCGCTCGAAGCGCCATTGCGAGTCATCGCATCAAACGCTGGCGACGAACCCTCGGTGGTGATTGCGAAGGTGCTCGAAGGCAAGGGCAATTTTGGCTACAACGCGGCCACGGGCGAATACGGCGATCTTGTCGAGGCGGGCGTGGTCGACCCCACGAAGGTCGCGCGCACGGCGCTTCAGAACGCCGCGTCGATAGCCGGGCTGATCCTGACGACGGATGCAACCGTCGCTGACGCCCCGAAGGACGAAAAGCCTGCGCCTGCCGCACCGGAGCTCGAGTATTGA
- a CDS encoding Hsp20/alpha crystallin family protein produces MNNDLKKWNPFKFLRGAGRQSDIGSAEGPLASDQWRMPLRAVEEFLHDPFAGCGVVERWFGDFSSSRFRPRIDVVDEGPVLRVTAELPGMEREDLNVTVEDGALVLRGKKTQDVRSGENGCYRLERDHGSFVRTIPMPDDTDPDRALAKFDNGVLTLTVPKLDALRTTGRRIDIC; encoded by the coding sequence ATGAACAACGACCTGAAAAAGTGGAATCCATTCAAGTTCCTGCGTGGAGCGGGTCGCCAGTCCGACATCGGCAGCGCTGAAGGCCCGTTGGCTAGCGACCAGTGGCGCATGCCGTTGCGTGCAGTTGAAGAGTTCTTGCACGATCCGTTTGCTGGGTGTGGTGTGGTCGAACGATGGTTTGGCGACTTCAGTTCATCGCGCTTCCGGCCGCGCATCGACGTGGTAGATGAGGGGCCGGTGCTGCGTGTAACCGCCGAGCTGCCAGGAATGGAGCGGGAGGATTTGAACGTTACTGTGGAGGACGGAGCGCTCGTATTACGGGGCAAGAAAACGCAGGACGTGCGCAGCGGGGAGAACGGCTGTTATCGGCTTGAACGCGACCATGGAAGCTTCGTACGCACCATCCCGATGCCAGACGACACCGACCCCGACCGCGCCCTGGCGAAGTTCGACAACGGCGTGCTTACGTTGACCGTACCGAAATTGGATGCGTTGCGAACCACGGGTCGCAGGATTGATATCTGCTAG
- a CDS encoding Hsp20/alpha crystallin family protein, with the protein MNDTTEVTRRDLSAPARRDGEQSTRRMTITPAVDIFEDGQGVTLWADLPGVTRDKLDVRVHDGSLSIEAEAVVPTPANLRLQHAEVREPRFARTFTLVPDFDTSKIEASLQDGVLKLTIPRREDARPRRIEVKTG; encoded by the coding sequence ATGAACGACACTACCGAAGTCACGCGACGCGACCTGTCCGCGCCCGCGCGCCGGGACGGCGAACAGTCCACCCGTCGCATGACGATTACGCCGGCCGTCGACATCTTTGAGGATGGCCAGGGCGTCACGCTATGGGCCGATTTGCCCGGCGTCACCAGAGACAAGCTGGATGTGCGGGTGCACGACGGCAGCCTCTCGATCGAGGCTGAAGCAGTCGTGCCGACGCCCGCCAATTTGCGCCTGCAGCATGCCGAAGTGCGCGAACCGCGCTTCGCCCGCACTTTCACGCTGGTACCCGACTTCGACACGTCGAAGATCGAGGCGAGCCTGCAGGACGGCGTTCTGAAGTTGACGATCCCGCGTCGCGAGGACGCGCGCCCACGGCGCATCGAAGTCAAAACCGGCTGA
- a CDS encoding diguanylate cyclase, translating into MDLFATLHDQIKSVRLPLFAVTVTVAARVNTPLVAILHWHGFRRATPLVLPGVDIPPRPVPGSALQLDTSWRSFETVDAILLDAAWQFGAWDLERVERRGCDVIGASASEALACRQAFGDYGEDVARGPQLLADDTDRFELMRLAARKGYLRWLFRPIKGGLWSALEEPDDTLEADGGRRPPCPVPAAPRRGDGHGRTVYRLGAVNHIILSR; encoded by the coding sequence ATGGACCTTTTCGCTACGCTTCATGACCAGATCAAGAGCGTGCGCCTGCCGCTCTTTGCCGTCACAGTCACGGTGGCGGCTCGGGTGAATACGCCACTCGTTGCAATACTTCACTGGCACGGTTTCCGGCGCGCGACTCCGCTCGTACTGCCTGGCGTCGACATACCGCCAAGGCCGGTTCCCGGCTCGGCGCTCCAGCTTGACACGTCGTGGCGGAGCTTCGAGACCGTAGATGCCATCCTGCTCGACGCCGCATGGCAATTCGGCGCCTGGGACCTTGAACGCGTCGAGCGGCGTGGCTGCGACGTGATTGGCGCAAGCGCAAGCGAAGCGCTCGCATGCCGTCAGGCGTTTGGTGACTATGGAGAAGATGTGGCGCGTGGCCCGCAGCTCCTTGCCGACGACACCGACCGCTTCGAACTGATGCGGCTTGCTGCCCGCAAAGGCTACCTTCGCTGGCTGTTCAGGCCGATCAAGGGCGGCCTGTGGAGCGCCCTCGAGGAACCGGACGACACGCTCGAGGCCGACGGCGGACGCCGGCCACCGTGCCCCGTGCCGGCTGCGCCGCGTCGCGGTGACGGACACGGGCGGACTGTTTATCGCCTTGGTGCCGTCAATCACATCATCCTGTCACGCTGA
- a CDS encoding Hsp20/alpha crystallin family protein, which translates to MSDLNSGTDLFSEFDRLQRQMAGLFNTFPSSLRASRFGTFPAINIGATDDSIEIVAFAPGVDAAGLDVSIDKGVLSISGERKPSRQDLSDDTRVYAQERFTGAFRRVIELPQTADPDKVQARYENGCLMITVGKRESSKPRAISVR; encoded by the coding sequence ATGAGCGATCTCAATTCCGGCACCGACCTTTTCAGCGAATTCGACCGGCTGCAGCGGCAGATGGCCGGTCTGTTCAACACCTTCCCGTCCAGCCTCCGCGCGAGCCGCTTTGGCACCTTCCCAGCCATCAATATCGGTGCGACCGACGACTCCATCGAGATCGTTGCCTTCGCGCCGGGCGTCGACGCCGCCGGGCTCGACGTGTCAATCGACAAGGGCGTGCTGAGCATCAGCGGCGAGCGCAAACCGTCCCGGCAGGACTTAAGCGATGACACCCGCGTCTATGCGCAGGAGCGCTTCACCGGTGCCTTCCGGCGCGTCATCGAACTGCCGCAGACGGCGGACCCCGACAAGGTGCAGGCCCGTTATGAAAACGGTTGCCTGATGATCACTGTCGGCAAGCGCGAATCGTCCAAGCCACGCGCCATTTCCGTCCGGTAA